A window of Verrucomicrobiota bacterium contains these coding sequences:
- a CDS encoding SpoIIE family protein phosphatase, with protein sequence MNKPIRVLVVEDSEYDTLLLVYELRRGAFDPMFQRVDTPATMSAALDQQTWDIVVADFSMPQFNALAALELLKKKGLDVPFIIVSGTIGEEVAVAAMKNGAQDYIMKNNLNRLVPAVERELREAVARRKRTRAEAELRENKEQFRVAREIQQRLFPKAAPQFGPFDLAGGSYPAEATGGDYFDYLPLADGGLGVVVADVTGHGVGPALLMAETRAYLRTLTMNDTDVGEILTRANRLLADDVDCEHYVTLILAKLDPLSQSLVYASAGHPNGYVLDASGKPKALLQRTGVPLGLQPGGPYIAAPPIRLLAGDIVVLVTDGIEESLSPENDFFGRQRIFEVARDHAKESAREILEALFGAVRNFSQGRPQLDDLTVVVAKVSPSP encoded by the coding sequence ATGAACAAACCTATTCGCGTCCTGGTCGTCGAAGACTCCGAATATGACACCTTGTTACTGGTGTATGAGCTTCGGCGCGGCGCGTTTGATCCAATGTTTCAAAGAGTCGATACGCCCGCCACCATGAGCGCCGCCCTCGACCAGCAAACTTGGGACATCGTGGTCGCCGATTTTTCCATGCCGCAGTTTAACGCGCTGGCCGCGCTGGAGTTGCTAAAGAAAAAGGGACTCGATGTGCCCTTCATCATCGTATCCGGCACCATCGGTGAGGAAGTCGCGGTCGCTGCCATGAAAAACGGCGCGCAGGATTACATCATGAAAAATAACTTGAATCGCCTCGTTCCGGCGGTCGAGCGGGAGCTGCGGGAGGCGGTGGCCCGGCGTAAACGGACGCGCGCTGAAGCTGAGTTACGCGAGAACAAGGAACAATTCCGCGTGGCGCGCGAAATCCAGCAACGGCTTTTCCCCAAAGCAGCGCCGCAATTCGGCCCCTTCGACCTTGCGGGAGGGTCGTACCCGGCGGAAGCCACGGGGGGCGATTATTTTGATTATCTGCCCCTGGCCGATGGCGGGCTTGGAGTGGTCGTTGCCGACGTGACCGGACATGGCGTTGGTCCCGCGCTCCTGATGGCGGAAACCCGCGCTTATTTGCGCACGCTGACAATGAACGACACAGACGTGGGTGAAATCCTGACGCGGGCAAATCGACTTCTGGCCGACGACGTGGATTGCGAGCACTATGTCACATTGATCCTGGCCAAGCTGGATCCCCTCTCGCAATCCTTGGTTTACGCCAGCGCCGGTCATCCCAACGGCTACGTGCTCGATGCCTCGGGAAAACCAAAAGCCTTGCTCCAGCGCACCGGCGTCCCCTTGGGACTCCAGCCCGGCGGACCTTACATCGCGGCGCCGCCGATTCGATTGTTGGCGGGAGACATTGTGGTGCTCGTGACCGACGGAATTGAGGAGTCGCTCTCGCCTGAAAATGACTTCTTTGGCCGGCAAAGGATTTTTGAGGTGGCCCGCGACCACGCGAAAGAATCCGCCCGCGAGATTTTAGAAGCTCTGTTTGGGGCCGTGCGCAATTTTTCGCAAGGCCGGCCACAATTGGACGATCTGACCGTTGTGGTAGCCAAGGTCAGCCCGTCTCCTTGA
- a CDS encoding magnesium transporter CorA family protein: MPTLLADTNLFLWVDLEDPKAEETKFVLEDVFHFHPLSIEDCVTASPSPKVEEYTPKEEDKFSPYLFMVIHAVDYSRKDGVFATSELNFFLGKNFLVTYHDVPLRSIQSAEERCMKGTIHIARAPDRVAHTLLDGLVDNYKPALEELSLEIAELEQQALQYPTKETLNKILQVKKEVLHLRQIIGPQREVLARFAKGEFKLIRAHLVPYYRNVYDALFHISELAQN, encoded by the coding sequence ATGCCGACACTGTTGGCGGACACGAACCTTTTTCTTTGGGTGGATTTGGAGGATCCCAAGGCCGAAGAAACCAAATTTGTCCTCGAAGACGTGTTTCACTTTCATCCGCTGTCGATTGAGGACTGTGTGACGGCCAGTCCCTCGCCCAAGGTGGAGGAATATACGCCGAAGGAGGAGGACAAGTTCTCGCCCTATCTATTCATGGTGATTCACGCGGTCGATTACAGTCGCAAGGACGGCGTGTTTGCGACGAGTGAGTTGAACTTTTTTCTCGGTAAGAATTTTCTCGTGACTTATCACGACGTGCCGCTGCGCAGCATTCAGTCCGCCGAGGAACGCTGCATGAAAGGCACGATACACATCGCGCGCGCGCCGGACCGCGTGGCCCACACGTTGCTGGACGGTCTCGTGGACAACTACAAGCCGGCGCTGGAGGAACTCTCTTTGGAGATCGCCGAACTGGAACAGCAAGCCCTGCAATACCCAACCAAGGAGACGCTCAACAAAATCTTGCAGGTGAAAAAAGAGGTCTTGCACCTGCGCCAGATCATCGGGCCGCAGCGGGAAGTGCTGGCGCGCTTCGCCAAAGGCGAGTTCAAGCTGATCCGCGCGCATCTGGTCCCGTATTACCGCAATGTATATGATGCCCTCTTCCACATTTCCGAGCTGGCGCAGAATTAA
- a CDS encoding PAS domain S-box protein → MASTKSSFLDKVLGRIGQLDAEGLQTVVQRLARERGFLETLFNTIEDGVLVVDEMGRVIYFNQAVTRLLGLQANAAEGKLIAHLLPELDWQKLSELDKAGGQRVVRHEFEVSYPRPRFLRLYAAPLDGDASGSSGLALILHDATEARQKTFEAIESERVQALTLLAASVAHEIGNPLNALHIHLQLMERQLKKLKSVSASPRGVPPQTPRGEREPATENEAGEIAGKLEQYLTVAKGEIARLDYIVTQFLQAIRPTPPQLKLTSLNDVTRETLKLLQPELNNRALTVKEKLAGRLPATLIDPGQIKQVLVNLIKNAMQAMTKGGTLTVQTGEGGDGVWISVADTGGGIPQEQLNRIFEPFYTTKKKGSGLGLMIVQRIVRAHGGKIDLESHVGKGTIFRIWLPLHERPPRLLEARLHD, encoded by the coding sequence GTGGCTTCGACGAAATCCAGTTTTCTCGACAAGGTGCTGGGCCGGATCGGTCAGCTTGACGCCGAAGGGTTGCAAACCGTGGTGCAACGGCTGGCACGCGAACGCGGTTTCCTCGAGACGCTCTTCAACACCATTGAAGACGGAGTGCTGGTCGTGGATGAAATGGGTCGCGTCATTTATTTCAATCAAGCTGTGACTCGTCTGCTTGGTCTGCAGGCCAATGCCGCTGAGGGCAAATTGATTGCTCATCTTCTTCCAGAGTTGGACTGGCAGAAACTTTCCGAGCTGGACAAAGCAGGCGGGCAGCGGGTCGTCCGCCACGAATTCGAAGTGAGTTACCCGCGTCCCCGCTTCCTGCGTCTTTACGCCGCGCCGCTTGATGGCGACGCCAGCGGCAGTTCCGGCCTGGCGCTGATTTTGCACGACGCCACCGAAGCGCGCCAAAAAACTTTTGAGGCCATCGAGAGTGAACGCGTCCAAGCGTTGACCCTGCTGGCGGCCAGCGTGGCGCATGAAATCGGAAATCCCTTGAACGCCCTCCACATTCATCTGCAACTCATGGAGCGACAGCTCAAGAAACTCAAATCCGTGTCGGCCTCGCCCCGTGGAGTACCGCCCCAAACTCCGCGGGGCGAGCGCGAACCCGCAACGGAAAATGAAGCGGGAGAGATTGCCGGCAAACTGGAACAATATCTCACCGTAGCGAAGGGCGAAATTGCCCGGCTGGATTACATTGTTACACAATTTTTGCAGGCGATCCGGCCCACGCCGCCACAATTAAAATTGACTTCGTTGAATGACGTGACCCGGGAAACGCTCAAACTGCTGCAACCGGAATTGAACAACCGCGCGCTGACGGTGAAAGAAAAACTGGCGGGTCGGTTGCCGGCCACCTTGATTGATCCCGGACAGATCAAACAGGTGCTCGTCAACCTGATCAAGAACGCCATGCAGGCCATGACCAAGGGCGGTACGCTCACCGTGCAGACTGGCGAAGGCGGCGACGGCGTCTGGATCAGCGTGGCCGATACCGGCGGCGGCATTCCGCAGGAGCAACTCAACCGCATCTTTGAACCCTTTTATACCACCAAGAAAAAAGGCTCCGGTCTGGGATTGATGATTGTTCAGCGGATTGTGCGCGCGCATGGGGGCAAGATCGACCTCGAAAGCCACGTGGGCAAGGGCACTATCTTCCGCATCTGGCTGCCGTTGCACGAGCGACCACCGCGTTTGCTGGAGGCGCGATTGCATGATTAA
- a CDS encoding cytochrome c: MKMKMKASPLVSLISLIAGLACAADVQENWTKNCAACHGKDGKGETKAGKKAEVKDLTDATYQASFTDEQMFKQIKEGMKDQSGKEKMKAFAGKLTDEEIKALVTHVRSFKK; the protein is encoded by the coding sequence ATGAAAATGAAAATGAAAGCATCACCCTTGGTTTCCTTGATTAGTCTTATCGCGGGCCTCGCCTGTGCCGCCGACGTCCAGGAGAACTGGACCAAAAACTGCGCTGCCTGTCACGGCAAGGACGGTAAAGGCGAAACAAAAGCCGGCAAAAAAGCTGAAGTCAAGGACCTGACTGATGCGACCTATCAAGCGTCCTTTACCGATGAGCAAATGTTCAAGCAGATCAAAGAGGGAATGAAGGACCAAAGCGGTAAGGAGAAAATGAAGGCCTTTGCCGGCAAGCTCACTGACGAGGAGATCAAGGCGCTGGTGACTCATGTCAGGTCGTTCAAGAAATAA